From Paenibacillus sp. V4I7, one genomic window encodes:
- a CDS encoding DinB family protein → MPDLTKNVIEDMNKQLDRIIKSLDQLDDDLIWKKMKDSMNSIGNLCLHLAGNEYQNLISAIGNKPFIRERTREFNSKSRISKDELSSLLLRTRSESESILSVLSEEDLKREVIIRYDLEDWNRMLRVNASEDETYEVRVISRLLVQVAVHYGYHAGQIVLLSKLMKDSNEHITRQYH, encoded by the coding sequence GTGCCAGACCTGACAAAAAACGTAATCGAAGACATGAACAAGCAGCTCGATCGAATCATAAAGAGCTTAGACCAACTTGATGATGATTTGATTTGGAAAAAAATGAAGGATTCCATGAACAGCATTGGAAACCTTTGCTTACATTTAGCAGGAAACGAGTATCAGAACCTCATAAGTGCAATCGGAAACAAACCTTTCATTCGGGAACGCACTCGAGAATTTAATTCTAAAAGTCGCATATCGAAGGATGAATTGAGTAGTCTTCTTTTGAGGACTCGATCCGAATCGGAAAGTATACTATCCGTTTTGTCCGAGGAGGATTTAAAAAGGGAAGTCATAATCCGCTATGACTTGGAGGATTGGAACAGAATGCTTCGGGTTAACGCTTCAGAAGATGAAACCTATGAAGTGAGAGTAATCAGTCGGCTTCTTGTTCAGGTTGCTGTACACTACGGGTATCATGCTGGGCAAATAGTGCTACTCTCCAAATTAATGAAAGATTCGAATGAACACATAACAAGACAGTATCATTGA
- a CDS encoding GNAT family N-acetyltransferase: protein MTKNKSFEIIPATMDKAAEITALVITCDIADFGQPDFVLEDLLDILGPLDLEKDTWVARSGERIIGFAFVEVTGEGALTSFGYVHPDYVGRNVGTELVQRIEERAKQYAADHPEHGWVLCNVIPANNESAQSIVEEHNYAFKRLYSRMMIDLREEPVISPPSAGIEIRPFQSGMEEIVYRAYRESFQDTNRFYDTSYEEWMEGKSGEHYEWNLWFTAWDGNELAGFIISKNFKDHVYVDLLGVRRSWRKQGVASALLLHVFREAYKLGIRNIRLSVDESSLTGANRLYEKLGMRAVFQQALYQKELTVKG, encoded by the coding sequence ATGACAAAAAATAAATCGTTTGAAATCATTCCTGCAACTATGGATAAAGCTGCGGAGATTACCGCACTCGTCATCACCTGCGATATTGCGGACTTCGGCCAGCCTGATTTTGTATTAGAAGATCTCTTGGACATTCTAGGACCTTTGGATTTGGAAAAGGATACCTGGGTAGCTCGTTCCGGGGAACGAATCATCGGGTTTGCCTTTGTGGAAGTGACAGGGGAAGGCGCGCTCACGTCGTTTGGATATGTCCATCCCGACTATGTAGGCAGGAATGTTGGGACAGAATTGGTCCAACGCATTGAAGAGAGAGCAAAGCAGTACGCTGCAGACCATCCGGAGCACGGTTGGGTGTTATGTAATGTGATACCTGCCAATAATGAATCGGCCCAATCCATCGTGGAAGAACACAACTATGCTTTTAAGCGCTTATATAGTCGGATGATGATTGACCTTAGAGAAGAGCCTGTTATTAGTCCGCCATCTGCAGGTATTGAGATCAGACCTTTTCAATCAGGTATGGAAGAAATCGTCTATCGAGCATACCGAGAATCCTTCCAGGATACAAACCGGTTTTACGATACAAGTTACGAGGAATGGATGGAAGGGAAGAGCGGAGAACATTATGAGTGGAATCTCTGGTTTACCGCTTGGGATGGTAATGAGCTTGCCGGATTTATCATCAGTAAAAATTTTAAGGATCATGTATATGTTGATCTACTAGGAGTTCGCCGCTCTTGGAGGAAACAAGGGGTTGCCTCCGCGCTACTACTGCATGTTTTCCGGGAGGCTTACAAACTTGGGATCCGTAATATCCGGCTTAGCGTCGATGAATCCAGTCTAACAGGCGCCAACCGGCTGTACGAGAAATTAGGTATGAGGGCGGTCTTTCAACAGGCCCTATATCAGAAAGAGCTTACCGTCAAAGGATAA
- a CDS encoding S-layer homology domain-containing protein, translating into MKTGTLKRMYRKAVNTSIILSMVTASLSPAVYAQEQDAISDYLKTVISAETFLKESVTQAVYAIDKNASLTPVIAPLPEAVNTETLDVKGTALPGSEVTIYVTKAHGSKAEGGKVIADAKGEFLAQVIFTGEGTYLITATATLGGEVSSESTAVQVRIDQTRPSTPSDFRWQTVGLDEVKVMWASGESGTEPLQYRIERNGVFVEETADTEFTDREVGELSALSYSIYAKDLAGNLSYPLEFIAGTAHHTQKNLNTSSSGELGNEGSRDVKLSGDGTKAVFISNATNLVEGAGNKEIGALFVKDLKSGNVKNLPLPAGVDSINSLNISENGRVIAFHADVLGTYDNLFVEEGAPAAKRMPTIDGEKPNEYVGPPSMSEDGEHIVFNALASNLTVDDTNNHADIFVYHRSLNQITRVKLTEELYGQEIQNPILSGDGRYVLFYIGCGECNTQRLYLQDLSLDGGTVLLADGYFERSISGNGRFIAYSKDEGIYIYDREASEENKHTRIVQGVSGETIYFEPQISSDGKHLIFTAFEFQPSQGYAFQGYRIYVVDLNDPNRTPRLLSNPATEAKSGTINGDGSKVGFIATATNSFDEQGFFRTGSFVVCPNTCQEVPQDKPIHKVTWKAPMASRAHIKLGSQLTVAVEGVENRNAAATITYLQGGTAQSRELTLVEQSPGKYTGEFEVQVGMTVLNSIVGKVADADGKMISLSAEGLPISVSAGIKVDLSNLLNPDHTVNVDVSAALIGSRLVAWSPSKKTGTQAAYHPNESFTLIVPDAEDYRLSLLASDGTLLAEKPEVIAAKGEILSISMKVIVPAKVTIKVLKAEGDKPLPYVAVWIQRAEQKDVIASGITNAQGEIGLPAGFIGDNIVVKIQVPRPYAAIEPISLKLERRQTDVSLQATIHYGTVSGQVKAPSGLPLPNAIVSIKQEDRSIEAISDGNGAFSEQLPEGKTIISGYLGGETVRRTLNVEAFQVEASKEKTFHLTLYKESTATIHLKLFTKLVGGDWIARNLSISELNLFVPTISTERGITLSPTYFDNGLTLKAAEGEKFRVCLRDRLGQLGSVCELVTIDEHMQATAELRLQEKLAVTGRTVLDEKGIWTIHAGFFEKDDQGKTGHSVTYSTLQPGKFHLSLPKAGSYFVTFTAIGEKNQVRKVTKTITVREGELTELGDLVLTPSGYFNQAGGNGLEALDSPVAEGSHVTMRGTYRNGSHEPIITPTLLIRIPEGTSLVPNSVVMNGSAVEDVAVGSDSHAKVKLPSDFAVGEEGTVLYQLQVNVIKSEFLTADIGMKFKQSVTDDFDEEEIARVLVQTTQISMDAPPKVDKTTFMVSGRAVPGSRVILYDGVRVAAETLASPGGYWNQRITLIDEQAQGRTHALSAVAVLGANEWRSKQVFVEYTDVDEPMPIHLSITAIDHRVDVDLTNGIARFPLAVNPQKPISFSLQFREPKRAQHVRVRLAGEEIPLAFNALTERYEGLKSTSQRHLGPIAVSYDVLPKPYQTVDSHENILKSMPPAFRSLKQEVLPLAEVASENKEMAAPDRTYVNKVVLTSADSPDEKIETQFFYAPMPVGYDPGPPPAKGPVVYNLKTQFNAQLGTMHVSAIVPVEQAKPFVQSLQGDLQSLSGAPYVEIGANFRFELKTPGSPSALGLASAIYAGYDYQQKMNELNAFMDQVGGGCTSASSIKHYNDELQNLAERLFQQLLLKYSLQMAAMGLAGVGIGFFAGVGVVATSFAINYAFNEAWESDLADLQQQFTTDQNNAECEDEDEQPPKRPKDPRDPDEKDIVDPYWIYDPSGYVFEAVESNRMKGVKTTALFLDPNDQTWKVWDAGIYGQQNPLLTDRAGKYAWDVPEGKWQVLYEKEGYETARSEVLEVLPPHYDVNVGIVSKAAPTVHALIPQADRTGLQLYFTKYMIPATLTPDHVTLTHIVNGVDAEQITIRIEPIQPENSPGGEPLAKQFRIVPETPLLAGQSYRVDVDAMVQSYSGTAMTQPYMQVVNITAPGPVAEAVKAGSMKLIHGQDALALSWEENAVARYDHLKMEWKEAGAGEPLGFEEVGPGIGLSSITGLEPGKNYEVKLLTVDLDGRVSEGELLTVSTLTKPEVSQNPAPGIVKNASLKIENGGLTLAWTDPSDADLRGVKVSIKKPGEVVFGPSVEVDKGVQLYRYEGLTAPGEYKVELKAIDASGKLADGVSVSATIRDEGDNPGNGGGGGPMPTEDPDTATLQIKEGQEHYDAFEGLLRIRLTKGALKEGSRIHLNRVQTSPSPLPAGYEAHSDYITITSEAQLSKPLQLTWKYSQVEKKDFDSRKLAVYKLDRTVPGGWRYLGGAARQGQNEISVKLDGWGTYTVMTYDKRFNDLNVHWSRKELEVLISRHLVDGVDEHHFSPDSPVTRAQVTKLLTNLLRHEGRLPEQHDSEHSFSDVFDTAWYAEPVRDAAAFGLVEGEDGKFRPDAPITREELAVIIQRILKAETSPAPTSLLSKFADSEDTASWGEEAMSLMVQEGIMNGVTETTLMPKGTTTRAQAAVILVRLLERWGKSDK; encoded by the coding sequence ATGAAAACTGGAACTCTAAAACGTATGTACAGAAAGGCGGTGAATACCTCAATCATTTTATCCATGGTAACGGCGTCGTTATCTCCTGCTGTGTATGCTCAAGAGCAAGATGCCATATCTGATTATTTGAAAACGGTCATTTCCGCAGAAACCTTCCTTAAAGAATCCGTAACTCAGGCTGTATATGCCATCGATAAGAATGCAAGCTTGACTCCTGTCATTGCTCCTTTGCCAGAAGCAGTAAATACGGAAACATTAGATGTAAAAGGGACTGCTCTGCCAGGCTCAGAGGTTACCATTTATGTCACTAAAGCTCATGGATCTAAAGCAGAAGGCGGAAAGGTCATTGCTGATGCAAAGGGTGAGTTTCTCGCGCAGGTTATTTTCACAGGGGAAGGGACCTATCTTATTACGGCAACTGCCACGCTGGGTGGTGAGGTAAGCAGTGAATCGACGGCAGTTCAAGTTCGAATAGATCAAACAAGGCCATCAACTCCATCGGATTTTCGATGGCAAACTGTAGGACTCGATGAAGTAAAAGTGATGTGGGCATCAGGAGAATCTGGAACGGAACCTTTGCAGTATCGAATTGAACGAAACGGTGTGTTTGTCGAAGAAACCGCAGACACGGAATTTACGGATCGAGAGGTAGGGGAGCTTAGTGCTCTATCGTATAGCATCTATGCGAAGGATCTTGCTGGCAATCTTTCATATCCTTTAGAATTTATTGCAGGTACAGCGCATCACACTCAAAAGAATTTAAACACTTCCTCATCAGGAGAATTGGGTAATGAGGGTTCGAGGGATGTGAAACTAAGCGGAGATGGAACCAAAGCTGTCTTTATTTCCAACGCGACCAATCTAGTGGAAGGCGCGGGGAATAAAGAGATTGGCGCGTTATTTGTCAAAGACTTGAAAAGTGGAAACGTAAAAAATCTCCCGCTTCCTGCTGGTGTCGACAGCATAAACTCGCTAAACATAAGTGAGAATGGCAGAGTCATTGCTTTCCATGCCGATGTGCTGGGAACCTATGACAATCTGTTCGTCGAAGAAGGGGCTCCTGCAGCGAAGCGCATGCCCACTATAGATGGGGAAAAACCAAACGAATATGTGGGACCGCCCTCCATGAGTGAAGATGGTGAGCATATTGTTTTCAACGCTTTGGCCAGTAATTTGACAGTGGATGATACGAATAATCATGCAGATATTTTCGTTTATCATCGGAGTTTGAACCAAATAACCCGTGTTAAGCTGACCGAAGAGCTATATGGACAGGAAATTCAGAACCCTATCCTTTCTGGTGATGGCAGATATGTTCTTTTTTACATCGGTTGCGGGGAGTGTAACACTCAGAGGCTCTATCTTCAAGATCTTTCTTTGGATGGGGGTACGGTTCTTCTTGCCGATGGTTACTTTGAAAGAAGCATCAGCGGGAACGGCCGATTTATTGCTTACAGTAAGGATGAAGGGATATATATTTACGACCGCGAAGCAAGTGAGGAAAACAAGCATACTCGTATTGTGCAAGGAGTAAGCGGGGAGACCATATACTTTGAGCCTCAAATAAGCAGTGATGGAAAGCATTTGATTTTTACAGCTTTTGAGTTTCAACCTTCACAGGGTTATGCGTTTCAAGGCTACCGTATATATGTCGTAGACTTGAATGACCCAAATAGGACGCCAAGGCTGCTTAGCAATCCGGCAACCGAAGCAAAGTCGGGCACCATCAATGGAGATGGCAGTAAGGTTGGTTTTATTGCAACAGCTACGAATAGCTTTGATGAACAGGGATTTTTTCGTACAGGAAGCTTCGTCGTTTGTCCGAATACTTGTCAAGAGGTCCCTCAGGATAAGCCGATTCACAAGGTGACTTGGAAGGCGCCAATGGCGTCAAGGGCACATATCAAGCTGGGTAGCCAACTTACTGTCGCGGTGGAAGGGGTGGAGAACCGAAACGCTGCTGCAACGATTACCTATCTACAAGGAGGTACAGCACAATCCCGGGAGCTAACTTTAGTAGAACAGTCACCAGGGAAGTATACAGGTGAGTTTGAGGTTCAAGTAGGTATGACTGTCCTGAATTCCATTGTCGGTAAAGTAGCGGACGCAGACGGGAAGATGATTTCTCTTTCGGCTGAGGGGTTGCCGATTTCGGTGTCGGCCGGCATAAAGGTTGATTTATCGAACTTGCTGAATCCTGATCATACAGTAAATGTGGATGTGAGTGCTGCACTTATTGGCAGTCGTCTGGTGGCTTGGAGTCCAAGCAAGAAGACAGGCACGCAGGCTGCTTATCACCCTAATGAGTCATTCACTCTCATAGTGCCGGATGCAGAGGATTATAGGCTATCGCTCCTTGCAAGTGATGGTACACTTCTAGCAGAGAAACCCGAGGTTATTGCGGCCAAAGGGGAAATTCTTTCCATCTCTATGAAAGTTATTGTACCTGCAAAAGTGACTATAAAAGTCTTAAAAGCAGAAGGGGATAAACCCTTACCTTATGTTGCGGTCTGGATTCAACGTGCAGAGCAAAAAGATGTGATTGCCTCAGGAATAACGAACGCGCAAGGAGAAATTGGGCTTCCTGCCGGTTTCATAGGTGATAACATTGTTGTAAAAATCCAAGTTCCTCGTCCGTATGCTGCGATTGAGCCTATATCACTGAAACTCGAGAGAAGACAAACAGACGTTTCTCTGCAAGCAACGATTCACTATGGCACGGTAAGCGGGCAAGTCAAGGCTCCGAGCGGTTTGCCGCTTCCGAACGCGATTGTTTCTATTAAGCAAGAAGACCGATCAATCGAAGCAATTTCAGATGGGAACGGTGCTTTCAGCGAGCAATTGCCAGAGGGAAAAACCATTATTAGCGGATATTTGGGTGGAGAGACTGTCCGTCGTACTCTTAATGTTGAGGCTTTCCAGGTGGAAGCATCGAAGGAGAAAACTTTTCATCTGACACTGTACAAAGAGTCAACGGCCACCATTCATCTGAAATTGTTTACCAAGCTTGTTGGCGGGGATTGGATCGCTCGTAATTTGAGTATTTCCGAACTAAATTTGTTTGTTCCGACTATTTCAACGGAGAGGGGAATTACGTTATCCCCTACTTATTTTGATAATGGTCTGACCCTTAAAGCCGCCGAAGGTGAAAAATTCCGTGTCTGCTTACGAGACCGTTTGGGACAATTAGGATCAGTCTGTGAGCTTGTTACGATCGATGAACACATGCAGGCGACCGCTGAACTGCGCTTACAGGAGAAATTGGCGGTTACGGGCAGAACCGTACTTGATGAAAAAGGAATCTGGACCATCCATGCAGGCTTTTTCGAGAAGGATGATCAAGGGAAAACCGGTCATTCGGTTACGTACTCTACGCTTCAGCCAGGTAAGTTCCATCTGAGTCTTCCAAAAGCAGGAAGCTATTTCGTTACTTTTACTGCAATAGGGGAAAAGAACCAGGTTCGGAAAGTGACGAAGACCATCACTGTCCGCGAGGGAGAGTTAACGGAACTAGGCGACCTGGTGCTTACTCCGTCTGGATATTTTAATCAAGCCGGCGGGAACGGGCTCGAGGCTTTGGATAGTCCCGTTGCTGAAGGAAGTCATGTCACCATGCGAGGCACGTATCGCAATGGCTCACATGAACCCATTATCACACCTACCCTGTTGATACGAATTCCGGAAGGTACTTCTTTGGTGCCTAATAGTGTCGTAATGAATGGCAGCGCGGTAGAAGATGTAGCTGTAGGTAGCGATTCGCATGCCAAGGTGAAGCTGCCTAGTGATTTTGCCGTAGGGGAAGAGGGAACGGTCCTGTACCAACTGCAGGTGAATGTGATTAAATCCGAATTCTTGACGGCTGATATAGGGATGAAATTCAAACAATCAGTAACAGATGATTTTGACGAAGAGGAAATCGCCAGAGTTTTGGTTCAGACCACGCAAATCAGCATGGATGCACCGCCAAAAGTGGATAAAACCACCTTTATGGTTAGCGGTCGGGCAGTTCCCGGCAGCAGAGTAATTCTATACGATGGAGTAAGGGTGGCTGCTGAAACATTAGCGTCACCAGGAGGCTATTGGAATCAACGTATTACGCTGATCGATGAGCAAGCACAAGGACGCACGCATGCTCTCTCGGCCGTCGCGGTTCTTGGAGCTAATGAATGGCGTTCAAAGCAAGTGTTTGTTGAATATACGGATGTTGATGAACCTATGCCAATTCATTTGAGTATTACTGCGATTGATCATCGTGTGGATGTCGATTTGACCAACGGGATCGCTCGATTTCCATTAGCCGTAAATCCCCAAAAGCCGATTTCATTCTCACTTCAATTCCGGGAGCCGAAGCGGGCCCAACATGTTCGGGTTCGTTTGGCAGGTGAAGAAATTCCGCTAGCCTTCAATGCGTTGACGGAGCGCTATGAGGGGTTAAAATCAACAAGCCAAAGACATCTGGGTCCTATCGCGGTAAGCTATGACGTCCTTCCTAAACCGTATCAAACGGTCGATTCGCATGAAAATATTCTGAAATCTATGCCTCCTGCATTTCGCAGCTTGAAGCAAGAGGTGCTGCCACTTGCGGAAGTGGCTTCAGAGAATAAGGAAATGGCTGCGCCTGATCGTACTTATGTCAATAAGGTCGTATTAACAAGTGCGGATTCACCTGATGAAAAGATCGAGACCCAGTTTTTCTATGCTCCGATGCCTGTCGGGTATGATCCGGGACCTCCTCCAGCGAAAGGTCCGGTTGTGTATAACCTCAAGACTCAGTTCAATGCTCAGCTTGGGACGATGCATGTAAGTGCGATTGTTCCTGTAGAGCAAGCAAAGCCATTTGTACAAAGCCTGCAAGGTGATTTGCAAAGTCTGTCAGGAGCTCCTTACGTTGAAATCGGCGCTAACTTCCGTTTTGAACTTAAGACTCCAGGTTCTCCAAGCGCACTTGGTCTTGCCTCAGCTATATACGCTGGATATGATTATCAACAAAAAATGAATGAATTGAATGCTTTTATGGATCAAGTCGGTGGAGGTTGCACATCGGCGAGCTCGATCAAACATTATAATGACGAGCTGCAGAATCTAGCCGAACGACTTTTTCAGCAATTACTTTTAAAATATTCTTTACAGATGGCGGCAATGGGGCTGGCAGGCGTGGGAATCGGATTTTTCGCCGGCGTAGGTGTCGTAGCTACATCCTTCGCGATTAATTATGCGTTTAATGAAGCGTGGGAAAGTGATTTGGCTGATCTTCAGCAGCAATTCACCACTGATCAAAACAATGCAGAGTGTGAGGACGAAGATGAGCAGCCGCCAAAACGTCCGAAAGATCCTCGTGATCCCGATGAAAAGGATATCGTTGATCCTTATTGGATCTATGATCCAAGCGGTTATGTTTTCGAGGCTGTTGAATCGAATCGTATGAAAGGCGTAAAAACGACGGCTTTGTTCCTTGATCCTAACGATCAAACGTGGAAGGTTTGGGATGCAGGCATTTATGGACAGCAAAACCCTCTCCTGACAGATCGTGCAGGGAAATATGCATGGGATGTGCCTGAGGGCAAATGGCAGGTGCTATATGAAAAGGAAGGCTATGAAACTGCACGCAGCGAAGTGCTTGAAGTATTGCCGCCTCATTATGATGTCAACGTCGGCATCGTATCGAAAGCAGCCCCAACTGTTCACGCCTTGATACCACAAGCCGACAGAACCGGTCTTCAGCTATATTTCACCAAGTATATGATTCCGGCAACCCTTACACCGGACCATGTTACACTGACCCACATTGTAAATGGAGTCGATGCTGAACAGATTACAATTCGAATCGAACCTATACAGCCGGAGAACAGCCCAGGCGGGGAACCGCTGGCTAAGCAATTCCGAATCGTACCTGAGACGCCGCTTCTTGCTGGGCAGAGTTATCGTGTGGATGTGGATGCAATGGTACAAAGCTACTCAGGTACGGCAATGACACAACCTTACATGCAGGTAGTGAACATCACAGCACCTGGGCCTGTGGCAGAAGCTGTGAAGGCTGGAAGTATGAAATTGATTCACGGGCAGGATGCCCTTGCCCTAAGCTGGGAAGAGAACGCCGTTGCACGTTATGACCACTTAAAGATGGAGTGGAAAGAGGCGGGAGCGGGAGAACCGCTCGGCTTCGAAGAAGTAGGGCCAGGTATTGGTCTTAGTTCCATTACGGGACTTGAGCCCGGCAAGAATTATGAAGTAAAGCTTCTCACTGTTGACTTGGATGGCAGAGTATCGGAGGGTGAACTGTTGACAGTTAGTACGCTTACTAAGCCTGAAGTCTCGCAGAATCCAGCTCCAGGGATCGTTAAAAACGCTTCTCTTAAAATCGAAAACGGTGGCTTAACACTAGCTTGGACAGATCCGAGCGATGCAGATTTAAGAGGGGTTAAGGTTTCTATTAAGAAACCAGGTGAAGTTGTTTTCGGGCCTTCGGTTGAAGTCGATAAAGGTGTTCAACTGTATCGGTATGAAGGCTTAACTGCGCCTGGCGAGTATAAAGTGGAGCTGAAAGCCATTGATGCATCAGGGAAGCTAGCTGATGGAGTATCAGTGTCAGCGACGATTAGAGACGAAGGTGACAACCCAGGCAACGGTGGTGGCGGCGGTCCAATGCCAACGGAGGATCCAGATACGGCGACCCTACAAATTAAGGAAGGTCAAGAGCACTATGATGCCTTTGAAGGGCTGCTTCGAATCCGTTTGACGAAGGGTGCGCTAAAGGAAGGATCTAGGATCCATTTAAACCGTGTTCAAACATCTCCCAGCCCCTTGCCGGCAGGGTATGAAGCACACTCTGATTATATAACGATTACCTCCGAGGCTCAGCTATCCAAACCGCTGCAGCTGACATGGAAGTACTCGCAGGTCGAGAAGAAGGATTTCGATTCCCGAAAGCTTGCCGTTTATAAACTAGATCGTACAGTGCCTGGCGGTTGGCGTTATTTGGGCGGAGCGGCACGCCAAGGGCAGAACGAGATATCGGTAAAACTTGATGGCTGGGGCACTTACACAGTAATGACCTATGATAAGCGTTTCAATGACTTGAATGTACACTGGAGTCGAAAGGAGTTGGAAGTTCTGATCAGCCGCCATCTTGTGGATGGGGTGGATGAGCATCATTTTTCACCGGATTCACCAGTCACACGGGCTCAAGTAACGAAGCTGTTAACCAATTTATTACGTCATGAGGGCCGCTTGCCGGAGCAGCATGACAGTGAGCATTCTTTCAGCGATGTATTCGATACAGCTTGGTATGCCGAGCCCGTTCGAGATGCTGCAGCTTTTGGACTAGTTGAAGGTGAAGATGGAAAGTTCCGTCCCGATGCTCCAATTACCCGTGAAGAGTTGGCTGTTATCATACAGCGAATTCTGAAAGCAGAGACATCGCCTGCTCCAACTTCCTTGCTCAGTAAGTTTGCAGATAGCGAGGATACGGCAAGCTGGGGAGAGGAAGCTATGAGCCTTATGGTTCAAGAAGGCATAATGAATGGAGTTACCGAGACAACTCTGATGCCGAAAGGAACAACAACGAGAGCACAAGCTGCTGTTATCCTAGTTAGACTGCTTGAGCGGTGGGGTAAATCCGACAAATAA
- a CDS encoding MFS transporter, producing the protein MSVHSRWLMTSVGLGVLLNPLNSSMIAVAITRLQNVFQLDFTGVSWIIFSFYIASSIAQPVMGKASDLFGRRKIFLTGLVVAFISSLLAPLSPNFGWLIVFRIVQSIGTSMMVGVGMAIVRIHITEKQATALSVLSIFLSGAAAIGPFIGGVLIHWWDWPAIFFVNIPFVVASFLLAWRTIPKDEPPTSVALAMSFRKWFDLIDASGILLFTVGLVALLASLLSAKSSGHISLGNVIVGLIGLVLLVAFVRHELKATSPFIPLRTFAKYPAMTWVNVEFMLVNVLFYSLFFGLPSYLQMVRHVSEFQTGILMLSLGLSSLVTSPIAGRWIDKSGPRPALLVSAMLMTFGSVWLVTLNQTSPVISVCLALAAFGISNGLNNVGMQAALFQSTPIEIIGVASGLFNTSRYLGTILSSLLIGIVMGNKFSFEGFQVLGIILTVIALSLVFMSRRLRKSGQLQES; encoded by the coding sequence ATGAGTGTTCACAGCAGGTGGTTGATGACTTCCGTTGGACTGGGGGTACTATTGAACCCATTAAATTCTTCGATGATTGCTGTTGCTATTACAAGGCTGCAAAATGTGTTCCAACTTGACTTTACAGGTGTTTCCTGGATTATTTTTTCTTTCTACATTGCAAGTAGCATCGCTCAACCTGTCATGGGAAAGGCTAGCGATTTATTCGGTCGTAGGAAGATATTTCTTACTGGGCTTGTTGTAGCCTTCATTTCATCATTATTAGCTCCACTATCACCAAACTTTGGCTGGCTTATCGTGTTCCGCATTGTGCAATCCATCGGAACTAGCATGATGGTTGGGGTTGGAATGGCCATTGTTCGAATTCATATTACGGAGAAACAAGCGACTGCGCTGTCTGTTTTATCCATATTCCTATCAGGAGCGGCAGCAATTGGACCCTTTATTGGCGGGGTCTTGATTCACTGGTGGGATTGGCCTGCTATTTTTTTCGTCAATATTCCGTTCGTGGTGGCTAGCTTTCTATTGGCTTGGAGGACTATTCCAAAGGACGAACCGCCAACATCCGTTGCACTAGCCATGTCCTTTCGTAAATGGTTCGATTTGATTGATGCGTCAGGGATCCTGCTCTTCACAGTGGGTCTGGTTGCTCTGCTCGCTTCCTTACTCTCAGCAAAATCATCTGGGCATATCTCATTAGGAAATGTCATTGTCGGGCTGATAGGCCTCGTGCTACTTGTGGCTTTCGTACGACATGAGTTAAAAGCGACGTCACCCTTTATTCCTTTGCGCACATTCGCCAAATATCCTGCGATGACTTGGGTTAATGTCGAATTCATGCTCGTTAACGTACTTTTTTACTCACTCTTTTTCGGGCTTCCGTCCTACTTGCAAATGGTACGTCATGTCAGCGAGTTCCAAACAGGGATTCTCATGCTAAGCTTAGGCTTGTCCTCGCTAGTTACTTCTCCAATAGCAGGACGATGGATCGATAAATCAGGACCCAGGCCGGCATTGCTGGTGTCCGCAATGCTGATGACATTTGGGTCGGTGTGGCTCGTGACATTGAATCAAACTTCACCGGTTATCAGTGTGTGTTTGGCTTTGGCTGCATTCGGTATTAGCAACGGGTTGAACAATGTCGGTATGCAAGCGGCCTTGTTCCAAAGTACTCCAATAGAAATCATCGGTGTAGCATCCGGATTATTTAATACATCCAGATACCTGGGAACCATTCTCTCTTCCTTGTTGATTGGCATCGTAATGGGAAATAAGTTCAGCTTCGAGGGATTTCAAGTGCTTGGAATTATCCTCACGGTAATTGCATTGTCTTTGGTATTCATGAGTCGGCGGCTCCGGAAGTCAGGGCAATTGCAAGAGTCTTAG